Proteins encoded within one genomic window of Halobacteroides halobius DSM 5150:
- the argR gene encoding arginine repressor: MKSKRQLKIIELVEEEEIQTQSKLAKRLKEEGIEVTQATVSRDIKQIGLIKVPMQEGGYKYSLPPQQKKKINVQGRMKRMFQDSVVEIDYSSNLIVVNTLPGAAQGIAALFDNIKLDKVIGTIAGDDTVLLIVKPEEAVPEVMDELNQLRD; encoded by the coding sequence ATGAAAAGCAAACGTCAACTAAAGATTATTGAATTAGTTGAAGAAGAAGAGATTCAAACTCAATCTAAATTGGCTAAAAGATTAAAGGAGGAGGGAATTGAAGTTACTCAAGCTACTGTTTCAAGGGATATTAAACAAATAGGTTTAATAAAAGTTCCAATGCAAGAAGGGGGCTATAAATATTCCTTACCTCCTCAACAGAAAAAGAAGATTAATGTGCAAGGCCGGATGAAAAGAATGTTTCAAGATTCAGTAGTTGAAATAGATTATAGTAGTAATTTAATTGTAGTTAATACTTTACCTGGTGCTGCTCAGGGAATTGCTGCTTTATTTGATAATATTAAATTAGATAAGGTAATTGGTACTATAGCGGGAGATGATACTGTATTGTTAATTGTAAAGCCTGAAGAAGCTGTTCCAGAAGTAATGGATGAATTGAATCAATTAAGGGATTAA
- the recN gene encoding DNA repair protein RecN, with the protein MLSNLIIKNFALIDKVDLEFASGLNILTGETGAGKSIIVNALEMLLGGRASTDFIREGEEKAIIEACFDISDNDNVVKKIKKLGIELSADQNLILTREISHKSNNKSRVNGRIVTLETIRQLSRYLINLHTQHEYQMLLSSTDQLKILDRLGEEKIVSLRKKVAAIYNKLQTKKKELTEISYNQKERERRVDLLRFQLQEIKEADLEVGEEKKLLTERKKLSNVEELNKTIEETYKQLYDSDYPQSALVDQLNQLVKDLEPLVQVDQELEKIINPLKEATYQLEDVAFQLEDYQAGIEFNSQRLAIVEDRLKQINDLKRKYGDNIEEIVAYYTEISQELSELKNNKQKKKKLKNKIKELKKEYLNLATELSQLRKKVANNLTEEILKQLSNLAITKAKFKVEFERREEFSSQGIDKVNFLFAPNPGSQLKPVADIASGGELSRVMLVLKSIMAQTDQLSSLVFDEIDTGIGGRVAKLVANKLVSLAKDYQLLCVTHLPQIACKADSHYLITKQVEHGKTYTKINKLLKEEKIKELARMLDGSLDQTTLEHAAELLQGA; encoded by the coding sequence GTGTTATCAAATTTAATAATAAAGAATTTTGCTTTAATTGATAAAGTCGACTTGGAGTTTGCGTCTGGACTTAATATTTTAACTGGTGAGACAGGGGCTGGTAAATCAATTATTGTAAATGCTTTAGAAATGTTATTAGGTGGGCGGGCTTCAACTGATTTTATTAGAGAAGGAGAAGAAAAAGCTATCATTGAGGCTTGTTTTGATATTAGTGATAATGATAATGTTGTAAAAAAAATAAAGAAATTAGGTATCGAATTATCAGCTGACCAAAATTTAATCTTAACTAGAGAGATTAGTCATAAAAGTAATAATAAATCTAGAGTTAATGGACGGATTGTAACTTTAGAGACGATACGTCAATTGAGTCGTTATTTAATTAATTTACATACCCAACATGAGTATCAAATGCTCCTATCTTCAACAGACCAGCTTAAAATTTTAGATCGCTTAGGAGAAGAAAAAATAGTATCTTTACGGAAGAAAGTAGCTGCTATTTATAATAAGTTACAAACTAAAAAGAAGGAATTGACTGAAATTAGTTACAATCAAAAAGAGCGGGAACGTAGAGTTGATTTGTTGAGGTTTCAGTTACAGGAAATTAAAGAAGCTGATTTAGAAGTTGGAGAAGAAAAGAAATTATTAACCGAAAGAAAAAAATTGAGTAATGTAGAAGAATTAAATAAAACTATTGAAGAAACTTATAAGCAATTATATGATAGTGATTATCCACAGTCAGCACTAGTTGATCAATTAAATCAATTAGTAAAGGATTTAGAACCTTTAGTTCAAGTTGACCAGGAGTTAGAAAAAATTATTAATCCATTAAAAGAAGCAACTTATCAATTAGAAGATGTTGCTTTTCAACTCGAAGATTACCAAGCTGGAATAGAATTTAATTCTCAGCGATTAGCTATTGTAGAGGATAGATTAAAACAGATTAATGATTTAAAAAGAAAATATGGAGATAACATCGAAGAAATTGTAGCTTATTATACAGAAATTAGCCAGGAACTATCTGAATTAAAAAATAATAAACAAAAAAAGAAAAAATTAAAAAATAAAATAAAAGAATTAAAAAAAGAATACTTAAATTTAGCTACTGAATTATCCCAATTGCGAAAAAAAGTAGCTAATAATTTAACAGAAGAAATTCTAAAGCAATTATCAAATCTAGCAATTACAAAAGCTAAATTTAAGGTTGAATTTGAACGTAGGGAAGAATTTAGTAGCCAAGGAATAGATAAAGTTAACTTTTTATTTGCTCCTAATCCTGGTTCTCAATTAAAACCAGTGGCTGATATTGCTTCTGGTGGAGAGCTTTCTCGAGTAATGTTAGTTTTAAAATCAATTATGGCTCAAACTGATCAACTATCTAGTTTAGTTTTTGATGAGATTGATACTGGAATTGGTGGTAGAGTAGCTAAATTAGTAGCTAATAAGTTAGTTTCATTGGCTAAAGATTACCAATTATTGTGTGTTACTCACCTACCTCAAATAGCTTGTAAAGCTGATAGCCATTATTTGATTACCAAGCAAGTAGAACATGGAAAAACTTACACAAAAATAAACAAGTTATTAAAAGAAGAAAAAATTAAAGAATTGGCTAGAATGTTAGATGGTAGTTTAGATCAAACTACTTTAGAGCATGCAGCAGAATTATTGCAAGGAGCTTAG
- the spoIVB gene encoding SpoIVB peptidase — MKKFFKATTISLSLVLVLVLSFPTLVSFYGLPSYCQIIKGSQQYLTTDLPIEVLVSSTNPTNLKINGRKLTQEGIGVNLTSPLAIQASSLGQYNLRFELFGVIPLQRMTVNVIPQVKVIPSGHSIGVILESKGIMVIKESYVKGVNGQKKYPAQKAGIELGDSLLAVNGIEIRSKQHLAKLIQKFGKQDKKLKFKVKGPRGRISYKKVKPIKNQDGYYMIGLYVDDGAAGVGTMSFYMPNSGYYGALGHMITEANTQQKIDVGQGEIVKASISGITPGQEGHPGEKLGTFFSDEGVLGSIKKNNRFGIYGKLSVNLKNPYFKDPIPVASATEVKTGPAKMYTVIRGRKIKEFNVRIEEVKRQRRPAVKGLVVKVVDNKLLNATGGIVQGMSGSPIVQDGKLVGIVTHVFVNDSTRGYGILAQWMLMESNFLKKENETRELAS; from the coding sequence ATGAAAAAATTCTTTAAAGCTACTACGATTAGTTTATCTCTAGTACTAGTCTTAGTTTTATCATTTCCTACATTGGTTTCTTTTTATGGTTTGCCAAGTTATTGTCAAATTATAAAAGGTTCCCAACAATATTTAACTACCGACCTACCAATTGAAGTTCTAGTTAGTTCTACTAACCCTACAAATCTAAAGATTAATGGACGTAAATTAACTCAAGAAGGAATAGGAGTTAATTTAACCTCTCCACTTGCTATTCAAGCTTCATCTCTAGGCCAATATAATCTTCGCTTTGAATTATTTGGGGTTATACCATTACAGAGAATGACAGTTAATGTTATTCCTCAAGTTAAAGTTATCCCTAGTGGCCATTCGATTGGGGTTATATTAGAATCAAAGGGAATTATGGTTATCAAAGAATCATATGTTAAAGGTGTTAATGGCCAAAAGAAATATCCGGCTCAAAAGGCAGGAATAGAACTAGGAGATAGTTTATTAGCAGTTAATGGTATAGAAATAAGAAGTAAACAGCATTTAGCAAAATTAATCCAGAAATTTGGGAAGCAAGATAAAAAACTAAAATTCAAAGTAAAAGGACCGCGAGGAAGAATATCGTATAAAAAAGTTAAACCAATTAAGAATCAAGATGGTTACTATATGATTGGATTATATGTAGATGATGGAGCAGCAGGAGTAGGAACTATGTCATTTTATATGCCTAACTCCGGTTATTATGGTGCTTTAGGGCATATGATTACTGAGGCTAATACGCAACAAAAGATTGATGTAGGTCAAGGTGAAATTGTTAAAGCTAGTATTTCAGGTATCACTCCTGGTCAAGAAGGACATCCAGGTGAGAAATTAGGAACTTTTTTCAGTGATGAAGGAGTATTAGGAAGTATTAAAAAAAATAACCGCTTTGGTATTTATGGGAAGTTATCAGTAAATCTTAAGAATCCTTATTTTAAAGACCCTATTCCGGTAGCTAGTGCTACAGAAGTAAAAACGGGCCCGGCTAAGATGTATACAGTAATTAGGGGGAGAAAAATAAAAGAATTTAATGTGCGGATTGAAGAGGTAAAGCGACAAAGAAGGCCAGCTGTGAAAGGTTTAGTAGTTAAAGTAGTTGATAATAAATTATTAAATGCAACTGGTGGAATTGTACAAGGTATGAGTGGGAGTCCAATTGTTCAAGATGGGAAGTTAGTAGGAATTGTAACGCATGTGTTTGTTAATGATTCTACTCGAGGTTACGGGATCTTGGCCCAATGGATGCTAATGGAATCTAATTTTTTAAAAAAAGAAAATGAAACCAGAGAATTAGCTTCGTAA
- the spo0A gene encoding sporulation transcription factor Spo0A — translation MAKDESKIKVFLADDNNDFCNLLQEYLTQQDEFEVVGIANDGTEVLEEIDDIELDVLVLDIIMPHLDGVGVLEELHNKDLINQFKIIMLTAFGQENLTQRVVNLGADYYILKPFDLDKLCKRIKQVTNPVSNSDYVVKGQEPKRKSFNLEERITEIMHQIGVPAHIKGYLYLRKAIEMVINKVELLGAVTKKLYPTVAEEFDTTASRVERAIRHAIEVSWKNGNTRVINKIFGHSITSSSGKPTNSQFIAKIADKIRIELRAS, via the coding sequence ATGGCTAAAGATGAGTCTAAGATTAAAGTTTTTCTAGCTGATGATAATAATGATTTTTGTAATTTACTACAAGAGTATTTGACTCAGCAGGATGAGTTCGAAGTAGTAGGAATAGCAAATGATGGAACAGAAGTATTAGAGGAAATTGATGATATAGAGCTTGATGTATTAGTATTAGATATTATTATGCCTCATTTAGATGGTGTAGGAGTTTTAGAAGAGTTACATAATAAAGATTTAATAAATCAATTTAAAATAATTATGTTAACTGCTTTTGGGCAAGAAAATTTAACTCAACGAGTGGTTAATTTAGGAGCAGATTATTATATTTTAAAGCCATTTGATTTAGATAAGTTATGTAAGAGGATTAAGCAAGTAACCAATCCTGTTTCTAATAGTGACTATGTAGTTAAGGGCCAAGAGCCTAAAAGAAAATCATTTAATCTTGAAGAAAGAATTACAGAGATTATGCATCAAATAGGAGTTCCAGCTCATATTAAAGGATACTTATATTTAAGAAAAGCTATTGAGATGGTAATTAATAAAGTAGAGTTATTAGGAGCAGTTACTAAAAAATTATATCCTACAGTAGCTGAAGAATTTGATACTACTGCTAGTAGAGTAGAAAGAGCTATCCGTCATGCAATTGAAGTTTCTTGGAAGAATGGTAATACACGAGTTATCAACAAGATATTTGGTCATTCCATTACTAGTTCTAGTGGTAAACCCACAAATTCACAATTTATTGCTAAAATAGCGGATAAAATAAGAATTGAACTACGGGCTAGTTAA
- the steA gene encoding putative cytokinetic ring protein SteA, with the protein MQLCGKVRLGVKTKNLVKSLVPGEIAIINHQDIDYLAAQSLLEAGVKAVINVSASISGKYPNLGPQRILAAGIPIIDQVEGNLFQLLKNGDQIKIIDGKIINSEQIIASGEVLTYEKAQVKLNKTRDNLENELSKFIDNTLDYAKKEKRLILDLEIPSIDTNLEDRDVLIVVRGKDYRQDLEAVSSYIKQIKPILIGVDGGADALLEYGFQPDIIIGDMDSVSDKALKSDTELIVHAYPDGTAPGMKRIKKLNLQAQRIPAPGTSEDIAMLLAYEKGAELIVAVGTHTHMIDFLEKGRPGMASTFLVRLKVGNKLVDAKGVNKLYNTRLQPKHFAQLIIASLIPIIVIMIVSPPINQLLELLIIKLKFSLGF; encoded by the coding sequence ATGCAGTTATGTGGTAAAGTAAGATTAGGGGTCAAAACTAAAAATTTAGTTAAGTCTTTAGTCCCAGGAGAAATAGCTATCATAAATCATCAGGATATAGATTATTTAGCAGCTCAATCTTTACTTGAAGCTGGAGTTAAAGCAGTTATAAATGTTAGTGCTTCAATAAGTGGTAAATACCCTAATTTAGGTCCGCAAAGGATATTAGCAGCTGGAATTCCAATTATTGATCAAGTTGAAGGTAATCTCTTTCAATTATTAAAAAATGGTGACCAGATTAAGATTATAGATGGCAAGATTATAAACTCAGAGCAAATAATAGCTAGTGGTGAGGTTTTAACTTATGAGAAAGCACAAGTAAAATTAAACAAGACTAGAGATAATTTAGAGAATGAACTAAGTAAATTTATTGATAATACTTTAGATTATGCTAAGAAAGAAAAAAGATTGATTTTAGATTTAGAAATACCTAGTATAGATACTAATTTAGAGGATAGAGATGTGTTAATAGTAGTTAGAGGTAAAGATTATAGACAAGACTTAGAAGCGGTAAGTTCTTATATTAAACAAATTAAGCCAATTTTAATAGGGGTTGATGGTGGAGCAGATGCTTTGCTTGAATATGGATTTCAACCAGATATAATTATTGGTGATATGGATAGTGTAAGTGATAAAGCTTTAAAATCAGATACAGAATTAATAGTTCATGCTTATCCTGATGGTACTGCTCCAGGAATGAAAAGAATTAAAAAGCTTAATTTACAGGCGCAAAGAATACCAGCACCAGGTACAAGTGAGGATATTGCTATGTTATTAGCCTATGAAAAAGGAGCTGAATTAATTGTAGCAGTAGGAACTCACACCCATATGATAGATTTTTTAGAAAAAGGAAGGCCAGGTATGGCGAGCACATTTTTAGTTAGATTAAAGGTTGGTAATAAATTAGTTGATGCTAAGGGAGTAAATAAATTATATAATACTCGATTGCAACCTAAACATTTTGCTCAGCTGATAATAGCGTCATTAATCCCAATTATAGTGATTATGATTGTTTCTCCCCCAATCAATCAGTTGTTGGAATTATTAATAATTAAATTAAAATTCAGTTTAGGTTTTTAG